The nucleotide sequence GCCGTAGGGTTGTTTCACGCAGGTGTCGAACAGCAATGGTGGGAAGGCCCCTCCACCTGCACCTCCGGCTCGACCGAAGGGCTGACGCCTGATGAGCTGCTGGAACGCATCCTCAACGCCCCCCTCGTGCGCTGCGACGAGATCGCATGGCAATTCGCAGGCCTTTCTATGGCCGGTTGGAATGCGGTTTTCTCCCTAATCCTAGCCCTGATCTGGATCGCCGCGGCCCGCAGGTCTAACTAGCTTCTTTCTGCCGGAAATATGCTCAAGGGGGATGCCCGCGTGGCGGGGGAGTGAAACTCCCCCAAAAACGCACAACATCACGCGCGCGGAACGCGCACATTTGCGAAACGGCACGCCCCATTGCACCCCATATGCTGTATGCGCTATATATCAAGACAACAAAATAACGGCCAAAGACAAAGAACGGACTCAACGTGAACGACACGCCGGAAACCCCTGAAAACGAAGAAGAAAACCTGCCTGAACGCATGGAGCATGACGGCCCACAGGTAAACATCTCTGACGAGATGAAAACCTCCTTCATCGAATACGCCATGAGCGTCATCATTTCGCGCGCCATTCCCGACCTGCGCGACGGGCTGAAACCGGTACACCGGCGCATCCTCTACGCGATGCATGAGACCGGAAATACCCACGACAAATCCTACCGCAAATCCGCCCGTCCCGTGGGCGATGTGATGGGCCAGTACCACCCGCATGGCGATAGCGCGATCTACGACGCGCTGGTGCGCATGGCGCAGGATTTCTCCATGTCGCTGCCGCTGCTCGATGGTCAGGGCAATTTCGGCTCGATGGACGGCGATAACCCCGCCGCCATGCGTTATACCGAAGTGCGGATGGACAAACCCGCCGCCTTCCTGCTGAACGATATCGGCAAGGACACGGTCGATTTCCAGGACAATTACGACGGCAAGCAGCAAGAACCCACGGTTTTACCCGCCCGCTTCCCCAACATGCTGGTCAATGGCGCCGGCGGCATCGCGGTTGGCATGGCGACCAACATCCCGCCCCACAATCTGGGGGAGGTGATCGACGCGACGCTGGCATTGATCGAAAGTCCTGACCTGAGCTCGGAAGACCTGATCGAATACGTCCCCGCCCCTGACTTTCCCACGGGCGGCATCATCCTGGGCCGCACCGGCGCGCGAAAAGCCTATACCGAAGGCCGAGGCTCCGTCATCGTGCGCGCCAAAACCCATACAGAGGAAATCCGCAAAGACCGCTGGGCGATCATCATTGACGAGATTCCCTATCAGGTGAACAAGGCCACAATGATCGAACGCATCGCGGAAGCCGCACGCGACAAAAAGATCGAAGGCATTTCCCATGTGCAGGACGAATCCGACCGCGTCGGCGTCCGTGTCGTGGTCGAACTTAAACGCGATGCGACCGCCGAAGTCGTCCTGAACCAGCTATTCCGCTTCACCCCCATGCAGACCTATTTCTCCTGCAACATGCTGGCGCTGAACGGCGGCAAGCCTGAGCAGCTTACCCTGCGCACCTTCCTGACCAACTTCATCGCTTTCCGCGAAGACGTGGTCGCCCGCCGCACTGCATATGAGCTGCGCAAGGCCCGCGAACGGTCCCACATTCTATGTGGCCTCGCCGTCGCGGTCACCAATATTGACGAAGTTGTCGCCACCATCCGCAACTCCGCCGATGCAGCCGAGGCGCGCGAAAAGCTAATGACCCGCGCCTGGCCCGCTGCCGAGATCGCGCAATATATCAAGCTGATCGACGACCCGTCCCACACGGTCAACGAGGACGGCACCTATCATCTGTCCGAAATTCAGGCTCGCGCCATTCTGGAGCTGCGCCTGCAACGTCTGACCCAAATTGGCGTCAAGGAAGTCACGGATGAGCTGGAAGAGCTCGCTGCCAAGATCAAGGAATATCTCGATATTCTACGCTCCCGCGAAAGGATCATGGAGATCATTTCGAACGAGCTGAAGGAAGTCCGCGAACAATTCGCCGTCGATCGCCGCTCGGAAATTGTCGACTGGTCCGGCGATATGGAAGACGAAGATCTGATCGAGAAAGAAGACGTGGTGGTCACCATCACGCAGTCCGGCTGGATCAAACGCACGCCTCTCGCCGACTTCCGTGCGCAGCGTCGTGGCGGCAAGGGCCTGTCAGGCATGGCGACCAAAGAAGACGACGTCGTCACCACGCTCTTCGTGGCCAACACCCATACGCAGCTGCTGTTCTTCACCACAGACGGCATGGCCTACAAGCTGAAAACATGGCGCCTGCCCCAAGGCGGCCGCACCGCCAAAGGCAAGGCCATCGTCAACATCCTGCCGATCCCCACAGGCGTCTCCATCGCCGCAATCATGCCCGTGGACCGGGACGAAGAAGATTGGGGTGATTTGCAAATCGTCTTCGCCACAACCGCAGGCGATGTACGCCGCAATGCGCTCAGTGACTTCACCAACGTCATGCGCAACGGCAAGATCGCAATGAAGCTGCCCGAGGGCGTCGAATTGGTGAACGCCCGCATCGCGGATGAAAATGACGACGTCATGCTCATCACCAACGCGGGCCGCGCCATCCGCTTCCCGTCCACAGACGTGCGGGTGTTTAGCTCCCGCGCCTCCACCGGTGTGCGCGGCGTGAAGCTGAAAGACGACCAGAAGGTCGTTTCCATGTCCGTCATCCGCCACTTCGTGGCCACGCCAGAAGAACGTACCGCCTATCTTAAGATGCGCCGCGCCATGGCGGGCCTCACAGATGAGGATGCAGATGACGAGGCACCAGCCGATCCGAACTTCTCCACCGAACGCTACGCTGAAATGTCCGCCGCCGAGGACCTGATCCTGACTATCACCGCCCAAGGTGCTGGCAAAATCAGCTCCAGCCACGACTACCCGGTGCGGGGTCGCGGCGGCATGGGCGTGCAAGCCATGTCCATGAAAGCGGGCGACATCGTCGCTTCCTTCCCCGTTGAGATGGACGACCAGATCATGCTGGCCACGTCCAAGGGCCAATCCATCCGCTGCCCGGTTGACGGTATCTCCTTCCGCTCCCGCTCCGCTGGCGGCGTGAAGGTGTTTGACACAGGCAAAGGCGAAACCGTCTCTTCTGTTGCGCGCATCGCGGATCAGGGTGAAGAAGAAGACGGCGAAGAGGCCACCGAAGAATGACCGACGGGCTGGCCTTCGCGGGCCGGTTCCTTCTGGCCATTCTGTTGATCCTGGGGGCCTTCCAAAAGCTTGGTGACGCAAGCGGCGCAATGGGGCTGCTCGCCAATTGGGGCCTGCCCGCATTCCTCGTCTACCCCGCCCTAGCCTTCAACGCCGTCGCCGGTGCCGCACTGCTGGCCGGATGGCAAACTCGCCCCATCGCACTGTTGGCCGCCGCCTATTGCGCAGTCACATCCATCTTTCACTATATCCCCGAGGACCCTTGGCAAATGTCCATCTTCGTCAAGAACTGGTCCATCGCGGGTGGCTTTCTGATGCTCGCCGCCTACGGCCCCGGCAGGTATTCCATCGACGCCCACTAACCGCTTCGTTTTGGCAAAAATACTCAATTCCCAAACCTTCCAATCCGAGCCCCGGCCCGCTACATGCACGACATGATCAAAACACTGAACATCATCGGCGGCGGCATGGCCGGGTCAGAGGCCGCGTGGCAAGCCGCCAATATGGGCGTGCAAGTCATCATCCATGAAATGCGCCCCAAGGTTGAAACCTTCGCGCACCGCACCGGCAATCTGGGAGAAATGGTCTGTTCCAACTCCTTCCGCTCCGACGATGACGAGCAGAACGCAGTGGGCCTGCTCCACTGGGAAATGCGCCAAGCTGGCGGGCTGATCATGGCCTCCGCCGACAAACATGCGCTGCCCGCAGGTGGCGCGCTCGCTGTCGACCGTGATCCTTTCGCAGAAACCGTCACGGCGCAGATCAAAGCCCACCCGAACATCACTGTCAGCTATGACGAAATTGCCGACCTACCTGAGGATGGCAACTGGATCGTCGCAACCGGCCCCCTGACCTCCGGCAATCTGGCAGAGGCAATCGCTGCTGAAACTGGCCAAGACGCGCTAGCGTTCTTCGACGCCATTGCACCGATCATGTATTTCGACACCATCAATATGGACAAAGCATGGTTCCAGTCCCGCTACGACAAGGGCGAGACCGAGGAAGACCGCACCGCCTACCTCAACTGCCCGATGGATAAGGACACCTACGAGGCCTTCATCGACGCGCTGCTCGCCGCTGAAAAAACGGAGTTCAAGGACGGCGAAACAGCCAAATACTTCGACGGCTGCCTGCCCATCGAAGTCATGGCCGAACGCGGCCGCGAAACGCTGCGCTACGGGCCCATGAAGCCCGTGGGCCTGACCAACCCACACCAGCCTGACGTCAAGGCCCATGCCATCGTGCAGCTGCGCCGCGACAATGCGCTGGGGACGCTGTTCAACATCGTAGGCTTCCAGACCAAGATGAAATACGGCGCGCAAAAGGAAGTGTTGCGCATGATCCCGGGGCTGGAAGAGGCCGAATTCGCACGGCTCGGCGGCATTCACCGCAATACGTTCATCAACTCCCCCACGCTGCTGGACAACCAGATGCGCCTCAAATCCAAGCCGCATCTGCGCTTTGCAGGCCAAATCACCGGCGTCGAAGGCTACGTTGAATCCGCGGCCATGGGCCTGCTTGCAGGCCGCTTCGCGGCGGCGGAAATCTTGGGCCAAAGCATCGAAAGCCCGGCACCGGAAACCGCTATGGGTGCGCTCGTCACCCACATCACCGGCGGCGCTGAGGCCAAGACCTTTCAGCCCATGAACGTCAATTTCGGCCTTTTTCCGCCCGTGGTGGACGCCAAGACCGGCCGCAAAAACCGTGCCACGCGCTACAAGATGTACACAGATCGCGCCAAAGCAGCCTGGTCACAGTGGCTTGACCAAGCGCGACTGGACGCAGCCTAATTCCTGCGCCACTCTGCCGCCTATGAGCAAAGGTTTTCTTAAGAACACATACGGGCTCGATAGCGTCGAGAAGACGATGGAGCATTACAGCCAATGGTCCGCGTCCTACGATGCCGAAGTGTCCGAAAACGGCTACGCCCTACCCGGCCGCATAGCCAATGCCGTCGCCAGCGTCACAGAAGACAAAGGTGCCCCGGTGCTCGACTTTGGCTGCGGCACGGGCTTGTCTGGTACGGCGCTCAAGCTGATTGGGTTCGAGGTCATCGACGGCATGGATGTCTCGGCCGACATGCTGGCACAAGCGCGGCTTAAAAACGCCTACCGTACGTTGACCCACGCCGACGCAACGCAGCCGCCTCCTTTCCATATCGGCGAATACGGGCTGGTCACAGCCTGCGGCGTCATTGGATCGGGAGCCGCACCGATCAAGGTGCTGGATGATCTGACCACAAAACTGGCATCGGGCAATAGGCTCGCCTTTTCGTTCAATGACAATACATTGGCGGATCCGACGTACCCGGCGCGGGTTCAGCATTATCGTCAAAACGGGTTTGCGTTGATCTTTGAAGAATATGGGGAGCACCTCCCCGGCATTGACTTGAAGTCCACCGTCTATATCATTGAGAAAACGTGACTTTCACCACTCGCTTCGCGCCTTCTCCTACAGGTCCGCTACACCTTGGTCACGCATACTCAGCGATGCTCGCCCATGACATGGCCAAGGAAAGCGGAGGCGCGTTCCTCTTGCGTATCGAAGACATCGACGGATCACGCGCTCGCCCTGATTGGGAGCAGCAGATTTACGATGATCTGGAATGGCTTGGCCTCGACTGGTCCCTTCCGGTCATGCGTCAATCCGACAGGCTGGCGACATATCGTGAGACGATCAATCAACTGTGGTGGGATAAGTTCCTCTACCGCTGCGATTGTAACCGTCGTGACATAGCGCAGGCGGCGTCGGCGCCACAGGAAGGCGCTCCGCTGCTCGGGCCCGACGGCGTGATCTACCCCGGAACCTGTCGAAACGCGGTGCTGGAGCGCGACCATTACCCTATTCCCGCCCCCGATTCCGCGGCGCTAAGGTTGGATATGAGTTCCGTGCCGAACGGCGTCGCCCATGAAGGCATATTCAGCTTCACCGAGACCGGCTTGGGCCCAGACGAAGAAACAGGAAAAATCGAATTC is from uncultured Litoreibacter sp. and encodes:
- the gyrA gene encoding DNA gyrase subunit A produces the protein MNDTPETPENEEENLPERMEHDGPQVNISDEMKTSFIEYAMSVIISRAIPDLRDGLKPVHRRILYAMHETGNTHDKSYRKSARPVGDVMGQYHPHGDSAIYDALVRMAQDFSMSLPLLDGQGNFGSMDGDNPAAMRYTEVRMDKPAAFLLNDIGKDTVDFQDNYDGKQQEPTVLPARFPNMLVNGAGGIAVGMATNIPPHNLGEVIDATLALIESPDLSSEDLIEYVPAPDFPTGGIILGRTGARKAYTEGRGSVIVRAKTHTEEIRKDRWAIIIDEIPYQVNKATMIERIAEAARDKKIEGISHVQDESDRVGVRVVVELKRDATAEVVLNQLFRFTPMQTYFSCNMLALNGGKPEQLTLRTFLTNFIAFREDVVARRTAYELRKARERSHILCGLAVAVTNIDEVVATIRNSADAAEAREKLMTRAWPAAEIAQYIKLIDDPSHTVNEDGTYHLSEIQARAILELRLQRLTQIGVKEVTDELEELAAKIKEYLDILRSRERIMEIISNELKEVREQFAVDRRSEIVDWSGDMEDEDLIEKEDVVVTITQSGWIKRTPLADFRAQRRGGKGLSGMATKEDDVVTTLFVANTHTQLLFFTTDGMAYKLKTWRLPQGGRTAKGKAIVNILPIPTGVSIAAIMPVDRDEEDWGDLQIVFATTAGDVRRNALSDFTNVMRNGKIAMKLPEGVELVNARIADENDDVMLITNAGRAIRFPSTDVRVFSSRASTGVRGVKLKDDQKVVSMSVIRHFVATPEERTAYLKMRRAMAGLTDEDADDEAPADPNFSTERYAEMSAAEDLILTITAQGAGKISSSHDYPVRGRGGMGVQAMSMKAGDIVASFPVEMDDQIMLATSKGQSIRCPVDGISFRSRSAGGVKVFDTGKGETVSSVARIADQGEEEDGEEATEE
- the trmFO gene encoding methylenetetrahydrofolate--tRNA-(uracil(54)-C(5))-methyltransferase (FADH(2)-oxidizing) TrmFO, which codes for MIKTLNIIGGGMAGSEAAWQAANMGVQVIIHEMRPKVETFAHRTGNLGEMVCSNSFRSDDDEQNAVGLLHWEMRQAGGLIMASADKHALPAGGALAVDRDPFAETVTAQIKAHPNITVSYDEIADLPEDGNWIVATGPLTSGNLAEAIAAETGQDALAFFDAIAPIMYFDTINMDKAWFQSRYDKGETEEDRTAYLNCPMDKDTYEAFIDALLAAEKTEFKDGETAKYFDGCLPIEVMAERGRETLRYGPMKPVGLTNPHQPDVKAHAIVQLRRDNALGTLFNIVGFQTKMKYGAQKEVLRMIPGLEEAEFARLGGIHRNTFINSPTLLDNQMRLKSKPHLRFAGQITGVEGYVESAAMGLLAGRFAAAEILGQSIESPAPETAMGALVTHITGGAEAKTFQPMNVNFGLFPPVVDAKTGRKNRATRYKMYTDRAKAAWSQWLDQARLDAA
- the gluQRS gene encoding tRNA glutamyl-Q(34) synthetase GluQRS, whose protein sequence is MTFTTRFAPSPTGPLHLGHAYSAMLAHDMAKESGGAFLLRIEDIDGSRARPDWEQQIYDDLEWLGLDWSLPVMRQSDRLATYRETINQLWWDKFLYRCDCNRRDIAQAASAPQEGAPLLGPDGVIYPGTCRNAVLERDHYPIPAPDSAALRLDMSSVPNGVAHEGIFSFTETGLGPDEETGKIEFDMSEVSREIGDIVLARKDMGTSYHLSVVLDDAAQGITHVIRGQDLFEATKIHVILQRLLGLPTPTYHHHELIRDEQGKRLAKRDDARAIAKYRADGFSPSDIRKMVGLPG
- a CDS encoding disulfide bond formation protein B, producing the protein MTTTRLALIAAAGSALLLGGAFLFQLAGYPPCKMCLWQRWPHAAAILIGLLFIALKTRALLWLGAIAALATSAVGLFHAGVEQQWWEGPSTCTSGSTEGLTPDELLERILNAPLVRCDEIAWQFAGLSMAGWNAVFSLILALIWIAAARRSN
- a CDS encoding DoxX family protein; translated protein: MTDGLAFAGRFLLAILLILGAFQKLGDASGAMGLLANWGLPAFLVYPALAFNAVAGAALLAGWQTRPIALLAAAYCAVTSIFHYIPEDPWQMSIFVKNWSIAGGFLMLAAYGPGRYSIDAH
- a CDS encoding methyltransferase domain-containing protein, encoding MSKGFLKNTYGLDSVEKTMEHYSQWSASYDAEVSENGYALPGRIANAVASVTEDKGAPVLDFGCGTGLSGTALKLIGFEVIDGMDVSADMLAQARLKNAYRTLTHADATQPPPFHIGEYGLVTACGVIGSGAAPIKVLDDLTTKLASGNRLAFSFNDNTLADPTYPARVQHYRQNGFALIFEEYGEHLPGIDLKSTVYIIEKT